ATCTTGCTGCGCCCTGCCCGTACCGGGCCCGCCACCCCAAAGCACGCCCTCTGGACGGGTATGCCTTCGCTCTTTACAAAGTCGCGGACGATCTCCGACAGGCCCGAATGTTCCTGGCTGTTGTAGATTCGTTCCACTGCAAGCTGCAGCTTATTGCCTTCGCTCTCGAATGCTGCCAGGCGGGTATGCGTTCCACCGACATCTCCAGCCAGAATCATAGCGGAATCACTCTCCAGGAGCGGCCATCGCGTTCCATCAGTTCATCAGACTCCTTTGGCCCCCACGTACCTGATGCGTAGTTGGGGAAATTGCGCGGCGGCAGGGCTTTCCAAACATCCAGCACTGGATCCACCGCGCTCCAGCCTGCCTCCACCATGTCCGCCCGCTGGAAGAGCGTGGCGTCTCCAATCATGCAATCGTACAAAAGCACTTCATATCCGGTGTAGGCATCTTCCCCAAAGTACTTGGAATACTCGAAACTCATCTCTACCGATCCCAGGCGCAGCACCGCACCGGGTATCTTCGCCCCGAATGTCAGCGACATACCTTCCTCCGGTTGGATCTGGATCACCAGCCGGTTGGTCTGTAATTTATGCACCGGAGTGTCACGGAAAAGAATGAATGGTGCGCGCTTGAATTGGATGGTGATTTCCGTGTGTCGCTTTGCCAAGCGTTTGCTGGTGCGCAGATAGAAGGGCACGCCAGCCCAACGCCAATTGTCAATGTTTAACTTCATGGCCACAAACGTCTCTGTGCGCGAATCGGGAGAGACTCCCGGCTCGCTCCGATATGCCTGTACTCTTTCCCCACACACGACACCCTGCCCGTATTGGCCACGTACCGTGTTGTGCAGGACATCCTCCGCGCTCAAACGCTGGATGGCGTGCAGGATCTTGGCCTGCTCATCGCGCACGGCGTCTGCCTGGAACGACACCGGCGGCTCCATGGCAGTGAGGCTGATGAGCTGCATCATGTGGTTAGGGACCATGTCGCGTAGCGTGCCGGCGTTGTCGAAGTATCCGCCGCGGCGTTCCACCCCTACTGTCTCTGCATTAGTGATCTGAACATGATCGACGTAACGGCGGTTCCAGATGGGCTCAAAAATTCCATTGCTGAAGCGGAATACCAGGATGTTCTGAACGGTCTCCTTACCCAGATAATGATCGATGCGATAAATCTGATCTTCACTGAGCACCGTCTTGATCTCGCGGTTCAACGCCCTCGCGGACTCGAGGTCATGCCCGAATGGCTTCTCGATGACCACCCTGCGCCAGTGGCCATTCTCCTGATTGGCCAGCCCTGCCTCGCCTAGATGCTGCACAATGGTTGCGAAAAACTTAGGGGCGGTTGCCAGGTAAA
Above is a window of Terriglobales bacterium DNA encoding:
- the zwf gene encoding glucose-6-phosphate dehydrogenase gives rise to the protein WFTERIYYERAEFADANCYSALGLRLGQVDQQHHTNGNYLFYLATAPKFFATIVQHLGEAGLANQENGHWRRVVIEKPFGHDLESARALNREIKTVLSEDQIYRIDHYLGKETVQNILVFRFSNGIFEPIWNRRYVDHVQITNAETVGVERRGGYFDNAGTLRDMVPNHMMQLISLTAMEPPVSFQADAVRDEQAKILHAIQRLSAEDVLHNTVRGQYGQGVVCGERVQAYRSEPGVSPDSRTETFVAMKLNIDNWRWAGVPFYLRTSKRLAKRHTEITIQFKRAPFILFRDTPVHKLQTNRLVIQIQPEEGMSLTFGAKIPGAVLRLGSVEMSFEYSKYFGEDAYTGYEVLLYDCMIGDATLFQRADMVEAGWSAVDPVLDVWKALPPRNFPNYASGTWGPKESDELMERDGRSWRVIPL